From Halichoerus grypus chromosome 6, mHalGry1.hap1.1, whole genome shotgun sequence, one genomic window encodes:
- the TFCP2 gene encoding alpha-globin transcription factor CP2 isoform X5, translating into MAWALKLPLADEVIESGLVQDFDASLSGIGQELGAGAYSMSDVLALPIFKQEESSLPPDNENKILPFQYVLCAATSPAVKLHDETLTYLNQGQSYEIRMLDNRKLGELPEINGKLVKSIFRVVFHDRRLQYTEHQQLEGWRWNRPGDRILDIDIPMSVGIIDPRANPTQLNTVEFLWDPAKRTSVFIQVHCISTEFTMRKHGGEKGVPFRVQIDTFKENENGEYTEHLHSASCQIKVFKPKGADRKQKTDREKMEKRTPHEKEKYQPSYETTILTECSPWPEITYVNNSPSPGFNSSHSSFSLGEGNGSPNHQPEPPPPVTDNLLPTTTPQEAQQWLHRNRFSTFTRLFTNFSGADLLKLTRDDVIQICGPADGIRLFNALKGRMVRPRLTIYVCQESLHLREQQQQQQKREDGDSNGTFFVYHAIYLEELTAVELTEKIAQLFSISPRQISQIYKQGPTGIHVLISDEMIQNFQEEACFILDTMKETNDSYHIILK; encoded by the exons tgatGTCCTTGCATTGCCCATTTTTAAGCAAGAAGAGTCGAGTTTGCCCCCTGATAATGAGAATAAAATCCTGCCTTTTCAATATGTGCTCTGTGCTGCCACGTCTCCAGCAGTGAAACTCCATGATGAAACTCTGACGTACCTCAATCAAG GACAGTCTTATGAAATTCGTATGCTAGACAATAGGAAACTTGGAGAACTTCCAGAAATTAATGGCAAGTTGGTGAAg AGTATATTccgtgtagtgttccatgaccgACGGCTACAGTATACTGAACATCAGCAGCTGGAGGGCTGGAGGTGGAACCGACCTGGAGATAGAATTCTTGACATTG atatCCCAATGTCTGTTGGTATAATCGATCCTAGAGCTAATCCAACCCAACTGAATACAGTGGAGTTCCTGTGGGACCCGGCAAAGAGGACATCTGTGTTTATTCAG GTACACTGCATTAGCACAGAGTTCACTATGAGGAAGCATGGAGGAGAAAAGGGAGTGCCGTTCCGAGTACAAATTGATaccttcaaagaaaatgaaaatggggaaTATACTGAGCACTTACACTCAGCCAGCTGCCAGATCAAAGTCTTCAAG CCCAAAGGTGCAGACAGAAAGCAAAAAACAGATCGGGAGAAAATGGAGAAACGAACACCTCACGAAAAGGAGAAATACCAGCCTTCCTATGAGACAACTATACTCACAGAG tgtTCTCCATGGCCTGAGATCACATATGTCAATAATTCCCCATCACCTGGCTTCAACAGTTCCCATAGCAGTTTTTCTCTTGGGGAAGG AAATGGTTCACCAAACCACCAGCCAGAGCCACCCCCTCCAGTGACAGAT aACCTCTTGCCAACAACCACACCTCAGGAAGCTCAGCAGTGGTTGCATCGAAATCGTTTTTCTACGTTCACAAGGCTTTTTACAAACTTCTCAG GGGCAGATTTATTGAAACTAACTAGAGATGATGTGATCCAAATCTGTGGCCCTGCTGATGGAATCCGACTTTTTAATGCATTAAAAGGCCG GATGGTGCGGCCAAGGCTAACCATTTATGTTTGTCAGGAGTCCTTGCACTTGagggagcagcagcagcagcagcagaagcgTGAGGATGGAGACTCAAATGGTACTTTCTTCG TGTACCACGCCATCTATCTAGAAGAACTGACAGCTGTTGAACTGACAGAAAAAATTGCTCAGCTCTTCAGCATTTCCCCTCGCCAGATCAGCCAGATCTACAAGCAGGGGCCAACAGGAATCCATGTGCTCATTAGCGATGAG ATGATACAGAACTTTCAAGAAGAAGCCTGTTTTATTCTGGACACAATGAAAG aaACCAATGATAGCTATCATATCATACTGAAGTAG
- the TFCP2 gene encoding alpha-globin transcription factor CP2 isoform X9: MAWALKLPLADEVIESGLVQDFDASLSGIGQELGAGAYSMSDVLALPIFKQEESSLPPDNENKILPFQYVLCAATSPAVKLHDETLTYLNQGQSYEIRMLDNRKLGELPEINGKLVKSIFRVVFHDRRLQYTEHQQLEGWRWNRPGDRILDIDIPMSVGIIDPRANPTQLNTVEFLWDPAKRTSVFIQVHCISTEFTMRKHGGEKGVPFRVQIDTFKENENGEYTEHLHSASCQIKVFKPKGADRKQKTDREKMEKRTPHEKEKYQPSYETTILTECSPWPEITYVNNSPSPGFNSSHSSFSLGEGNGSPNHQPEPPPPVTDVSLKLNNLLPTTTPQEAQQWLHRNRFSTFTRLFTNFSGADLLKLTRDDVIQICGPADGIRLFNALKGRMVRPRLTIYVCQESLHLREQQQQQQKREDGDSNGTFFDDTELSRRSLFYSGHNERNQ; this comes from the exons tgatGTCCTTGCATTGCCCATTTTTAAGCAAGAAGAGTCGAGTTTGCCCCCTGATAATGAGAATAAAATCCTGCCTTTTCAATATGTGCTCTGTGCTGCCACGTCTCCAGCAGTGAAACTCCATGATGAAACTCTGACGTACCTCAATCAAG GACAGTCTTATGAAATTCGTATGCTAGACAATAGGAAACTTGGAGAACTTCCAGAAATTAATGGCAAGTTGGTGAAg AGTATATTccgtgtagtgttccatgaccgACGGCTACAGTATACTGAACATCAGCAGCTGGAGGGCTGGAGGTGGAACCGACCTGGAGATAGAATTCTTGACATTG atatCCCAATGTCTGTTGGTATAATCGATCCTAGAGCTAATCCAACCCAACTGAATACAGTGGAGTTCCTGTGGGACCCGGCAAAGAGGACATCTGTGTTTATTCAG GTACACTGCATTAGCACAGAGTTCACTATGAGGAAGCATGGAGGAGAAAAGGGAGTGCCGTTCCGAGTACAAATTGATaccttcaaagaaaatgaaaatggggaaTATACTGAGCACTTACACTCAGCCAGCTGCCAGATCAAAGTCTTCAAG CCCAAAGGTGCAGACAGAAAGCAAAAAACAGATCGGGAGAAAATGGAGAAACGAACACCTCACGAAAAGGAGAAATACCAGCCTTCCTATGAGACAACTATACTCACAGAG tgtTCTCCATGGCCTGAGATCACATATGTCAATAATTCCCCATCACCTGGCTTCAACAGTTCCCATAGCAGTTTTTCTCTTGGGGAAGG AAATGGTTCACCAAACCACCAGCCAGAGCCACCCCCTCCAGTGACAGATGTAAGTCTAAAGTTAAAT aACCTCTTGCCAACAACCACACCTCAGGAAGCTCAGCAGTGGTTGCATCGAAATCGTTTTTCTACGTTCACAAGGCTTTTTACAAACTTCTCAG GGGCAGATTTATTGAAACTAACTAGAGATGATGTGATCCAAATCTGTGGCCCTGCTGATGGAATCCGACTTTTTAATGCATTAAAAGGCCG GATGGTGCGGCCAAGGCTAACCATTTATGTTTGTCAGGAGTCCTTGCACTTGagggagcagcagcagcagcagcagaagcgTGAGGATGGAGACTCAAATGGTACTTTCTTCG ATGATACAGAACTTTCAAGAAGAAGCCTGTTTTATTCTGGACACAATGAAAG aaACCAATGA
- the TFCP2 gene encoding alpha-globin transcription factor CP2 isoform X8 — MAWALKLPLADEVIESGLVQDFDASLSGIGQELGAGAYSMSDVLALPIFKQEESSLPPDNENKILPFQYVLCAATSPAVKLHDETLTYLNQGQSYEIRMLDNRKLGELPEINGKLVKSIFRVVFHDRRLQYTEHQQLEGWRWNRPGDRILDIDIPMSVGIIDPRANPTQLNTVEFLWDPAKRTSVFIQVHCISTEFTMRKHGGEKGVPFRVQIDTFKENENGEYTEHLHSASCQIKVFKPKGADRKQKTDREKMEKRTPHEKEKYQPSYETTILTECSPWPEITYVNNSPSPGFNSSHSSFSLGEGNGSPNHQPEPPPPVTDVSLKLNNLLPTTTPQEAQQWLHRNRFSTFTRLFTNFSGADLLKLTRDDVIQICGPADGIRLFNALKGRMVRPRLTIYVCQESLHLREQQQQQQKREDGDSNGTFFDDTELSRRSLFYSGHNESRNQ; from the exons tgatGTCCTTGCATTGCCCATTTTTAAGCAAGAAGAGTCGAGTTTGCCCCCTGATAATGAGAATAAAATCCTGCCTTTTCAATATGTGCTCTGTGCTGCCACGTCTCCAGCAGTGAAACTCCATGATGAAACTCTGACGTACCTCAATCAAG GACAGTCTTATGAAATTCGTATGCTAGACAATAGGAAACTTGGAGAACTTCCAGAAATTAATGGCAAGTTGGTGAAg AGTATATTccgtgtagtgttccatgaccgACGGCTACAGTATACTGAACATCAGCAGCTGGAGGGCTGGAGGTGGAACCGACCTGGAGATAGAATTCTTGACATTG atatCCCAATGTCTGTTGGTATAATCGATCCTAGAGCTAATCCAACCCAACTGAATACAGTGGAGTTCCTGTGGGACCCGGCAAAGAGGACATCTGTGTTTATTCAG GTACACTGCATTAGCACAGAGTTCACTATGAGGAAGCATGGAGGAGAAAAGGGAGTGCCGTTCCGAGTACAAATTGATaccttcaaagaaaatgaaaatggggaaTATACTGAGCACTTACACTCAGCCAGCTGCCAGATCAAAGTCTTCAAG CCCAAAGGTGCAGACAGAAAGCAAAAAACAGATCGGGAGAAAATGGAGAAACGAACACCTCACGAAAAGGAGAAATACCAGCCTTCCTATGAGACAACTATACTCACAGAG tgtTCTCCATGGCCTGAGATCACATATGTCAATAATTCCCCATCACCTGGCTTCAACAGTTCCCATAGCAGTTTTTCTCTTGGGGAAGG AAATGGTTCACCAAACCACCAGCCAGAGCCACCCCCTCCAGTGACAGATGTAAGTCTAAAGTTAAAT aACCTCTTGCCAACAACCACACCTCAGGAAGCTCAGCAGTGGTTGCATCGAAATCGTTTTTCTACGTTCACAAGGCTTTTTACAAACTTCTCAG GGGCAGATTTATTGAAACTAACTAGAGATGATGTGATCCAAATCTGTGGCCCTGCTGATGGAATCCGACTTTTTAATGCATTAAAAGGCCG GATGGTGCGGCCAAGGCTAACCATTTATGTTTGTCAGGAGTCCTTGCACTTGagggagcagcagcagcagcagcagaagcgTGAGGATGGAGACTCAAATGGTACTTTCTTCG ATGATACAGAACTTTCAAGAAGAAGCCTGTTTTATTCTGGACACAATGAAAG cagaaACCAATGA